One Rhododendron vialii isolate Sample 1 chromosome 2a, ASM3025357v1 genomic region harbors:
- the LOC131316606 gene encoding uncharacterized protein LOC131316606 isoform X3 produces MVMKGEISKDYSGFEDVKDFCRCQWPKVGEMPQCLKTIDFLCLTMVEANGVSQTSHHSCIFSIIEAALASKCDFKVLHTILQQMEVLKQSQQNNFDHLPDDIVLLILNKLWEAKWICRCSIVSKRFASLISHINNVSVKSPHYVSTWLEQEKGSTSVFDYLVGLKDIVYLHLEERFFGEVGLKSSWLPILKWKICDFDTNVKSFIFVKASWLGRVELPLAKDEKDEGEEEGEEEEEEEEEEEEVEYVQLHPTNIAVVCFDDACMRLNIVMDMIEKHQMLRSITISDIKNQGKIVVSGNQISELRDLERAKLLMPEVDSGRAELLLKYCHLPSLHLPKSKFMMGCLSLVYIRCVNPSSDEQGDDVDDDMLAGSFDGEEGEAFNEAVKEILAKHKSKLNTVAAAAQN; encoded by the exons ATGGTGATGAAGGGAGAAATATCAAAAGATTACTCAGGTTTTGAGGATGTAAAag ATTTCTGTAGGTGTCAATGGCCAAAAGTTGGGGAAATGCCACAATGTCTGAAGACGATAGATTTCCTATGTCTGACAATGGTTGAAGCCAATGGCGTGTCACAAACAAGTCATCACTCCTGCATTTTCTCCATCATtgaag CGGCCTTAGCAAGCAAATGTGACTTTAAAGTGTTGCATACGATACTTCAGCAAATGGAAGTTTTAAAGCAGTCTCAGCAAAATAACTTCGATCATCTCCCTGATGACATTGTCCTCTTAATATTGAACAAGTTATGGGAGGCTAAATGGATTTGCAGATGCTCGATAGTATCCAAACGTTTTGCTTCCCTTATCTCTCACATCAACAATGTCTCTGTCAAGTCACCCCACTATGTTTCCACATGGTTAGAACAAGAAAAGGGGAGTACTTCTGTTTTCGACTATCTAGTTGGACTAAAAGACATTGTGTATTTGCATCTAGAGGAACGTTTTTTTGGAGAGGTGGGTTTGAAATCCTCATGGTTGCCCATTCTCAAATGGAAAATATGCGACTTCGATACCAATGTCAAAagtttcatttttgtaaaagcATCTTGGCTCGGGAGAGTGGAACTACCACTGGCCAAAGATGAAAAAGATGAGggagaagaagagggagaagaagaagaagaggaggaggaagaagaggaagaggtcGAGTACGTGCAGCTCCACCCAACTAACATAGCAGTAGTATGTTTTGATGATGCATGTATGAGGCTTAATATTGTGATGGATATGATTGAAAAACATCAAATGCTTCGGAGCATCACTATTTCTGATATCAAGAACCAAGGGAAGATCGTTGTCTCTGGCAACCAGATCTCTGAGCTGAGAGACTTGGAAAGGGCAAAACTATTGATGCCCGAGGTGGATAGTGGCAGAGCTGAATTGCTCTTGAAGTATTGTCATCTCCCGTCGTTACATTTGCCCAAATCTAAGTTCATGATGGGGTGTCTGTCTCTGGTTTACATAAGATGTGTTAACCCAAGTTCTGATGAGCAGggtgatgatgtcgatgatgatATGTTAGCAGGTTCTTTTGATGGCGAAGAAGGAGAGGCTTTTAATGAAGCTGTGAAAGAAATTTTGGCAAAGCACAAAAGCAAGCTGAATACAGTTGCAGCAGCTGCTCAAAACTA G
- the LOC131316606 gene encoding uncharacterized protein LOC131316606 isoform X2, with translation MLHSIYSMWGEEKRTVESRIRPKSILMREPCTTDFCRCQWPKVGEMPQCLKTIDFLCLTMVEANGVSQTSHHSCIFSIIEASKCDFKVLHTILQQMEVLKQSQQNNFDHLPDDIVLLILNKLWEAKWICRCSIVSKRFASLISHINNVSVKSPHYVSTWLEQEKGSTSVFDYLVGLKDIVYLHLEERFFGEVGLKSSWLPILKWKICDFDTNVKSFIFVKASWLGRVELPLAKDEKDEGEEEGEEEEEEEEEEEEVEYVQLHPTNIAVVCFDDACMRLNIVMDMIEKHQMLRSITISDIKNQGKIVVSGNQISELRDLERAKLLMPEVDSGRAELLLKYCHLPSLHLPKSKFMMGCLSLVYIRCVNPSSDEQGDDVDDDMLAGSFDGEEGEAFNEAVKEILAKHKSKLNTVAAAAQN, from the exons ATGTTACACAGTATTTACAGTATGTGGGGTGAGGAAAAAAGAACTGTTGAATCGCGAATCAGGCCCAAATCAATCTTAATGAGAGAACCGTGTACCACAG ATTTCTGTAGGTGTCAATGGCCAAAAGTTGGGGAAATGCCACAATGTCTGAAGACGATAGATTTCCTATGTCTGACAATGGTTGAAGCCAATGGCGTGTCACAAACAAGTCATCACTCCTGCATTTTCTCCATCATtgaag CAAGCAAATGTGACTTTAAAGTGTTGCATACGATACTTCAGCAAATGGAAGTTTTAAAGCAGTCTCAGCAAAATAACTTCGATCATCTCCCTGATGACATTGTCCTCTTAATATTGAACAAGTTATGGGAGGCTAAATGGATTTGCAGATGCTCGATAGTATCCAAACGTTTTGCTTCCCTTATCTCTCACATCAACAATGTCTCTGTCAAGTCACCCCACTATGTTTCCACATGGTTAGAACAAGAAAAGGGGAGTACTTCTGTTTTCGACTATCTAGTTGGACTAAAAGACATTGTGTATTTGCATCTAGAGGAACGTTTTTTTGGAGAGGTGGGTTTGAAATCCTCATGGTTGCCCATTCTCAAATGGAAAATATGCGACTTCGATACCAATGTCAAAagtttcatttttgtaaaagcATCTTGGCTCGGGAGAGTGGAACTACCACTGGCCAAAGATGAAAAAGATGAGggagaagaagagggagaagaagaagaagaggaggaggaagaagaggaagaggtcGAGTACGTGCAGCTCCACCCAACTAACATAGCAGTAGTATGTTTTGATGATGCATGTATGAGGCTTAATATTGTGATGGATATGATTGAAAAACATCAAATGCTTCGGAGCATCACTATTTCTGATATCAAGAACCAAGGGAAGATCGTTGTCTCTGGCAACCAGATCTCTGAGCTGAGAGACTTGGAAAGGGCAAAACTATTGATGCCCGAGGTGGATAGTGGCAGAGCTGAATTGCTCTTGAAGTATTGTCATCTCCCGTCGTTACATTTGCCCAAATCTAAGTTCATGATGGGGTGTCTGTCTCTGGTTTACATAAGATGTGTTAACCCAAGTTCTGATGAGCAGggtgatgatgtcgatgatgatATGTTAGCAGGTTCTTTTGATGGCGAAGAAGGAGAGGCTTTTAATGAAGCTGTGAAAGAAATTTTGGCAAAGCACAAAAGCAAGCTGAATACAGTTGCAGCAGCTGCTCAAAACTA G
- the LOC131316606 gene encoding uncharacterized protein LOC131316606 isoform X4, which translates to MPQCLKTIDFLCLTMVEANGVSQTSHHSCIFSIIEAALASKCDFKVLHTILQQMEVLKQSQQNNFDHLPDDIVLLILNKLWEAKWICRCSIVSKRFASLISHINNVSVKSPHYVSTWLEQEKGSTSVFDYLVGLKDIVYLHLEERFFGEVGLKSSWLPILKWKICDFDTNVKSFIFVKASWLGRVELPLAKDEKDEGEEEGEEEEEEEEEEEEVEYVQLHPTNIAVVCFDDACMRLNIVMDMIEKHQMLRSITISDIKNQGKIVVSGNQISELRDLERAKLLMPEVDSGRAELLLKYCHLPSLHLPKSKFMMGCLSLVYIRCVNPSSDEQGDDVDDDMLAGSFDGEEGEAFNEAVKEILAKHKSKLNTVAAAAQN; encoded by the exons ATGCCACAATGTCTGAAGACGATAGATTTCCTATGTCTGACAATGGTTGAAGCCAATGGCGTGTCACAAACAAGTCATCACTCCTGCATTTTCTCCATCATtgaag CGGCCTTAGCAAGCAAATGTGACTTTAAAGTGTTGCATACGATACTTCAGCAAATGGAAGTTTTAAAGCAGTCTCAGCAAAATAACTTCGATCATCTCCCTGATGACATTGTCCTCTTAATATTGAACAAGTTATGGGAGGCTAAATGGATTTGCAGATGCTCGATAGTATCCAAACGTTTTGCTTCCCTTATCTCTCACATCAACAATGTCTCTGTCAAGTCACCCCACTATGTTTCCACATGGTTAGAACAAGAAAAGGGGAGTACTTCTGTTTTCGACTATCTAGTTGGACTAAAAGACATTGTGTATTTGCATCTAGAGGAACGTTTTTTTGGAGAGGTGGGTTTGAAATCCTCATGGTTGCCCATTCTCAAATGGAAAATATGCGACTTCGATACCAATGTCAAAagtttcatttttgtaaaagcATCTTGGCTCGGGAGAGTGGAACTACCACTGGCCAAAGATGAAAAAGATGAGggagaagaagagggagaagaagaagaagaggaggaggaagaagaggaagaggtcGAGTACGTGCAGCTCCACCCAACTAACATAGCAGTAGTATGTTTTGATGATGCATGTATGAGGCTTAATATTGTGATGGATATGATTGAAAAACATCAAATGCTTCGGAGCATCACTATTTCTGATATCAAGAACCAAGGGAAGATCGTTGTCTCTGGCAACCAGATCTCTGAGCTGAGAGACTTGGAAAGGGCAAAACTATTGATGCCCGAGGTGGATAGTGGCAGAGCTGAATTGCTCTTGAAGTATTGTCATCTCCCGTCGTTACATTTGCCCAAATCTAAGTTCATGATGGGGTGTCTGTCTCTGGTTTACATAAGATGTGTTAACCCAAGTTCTGATGAGCAGggtgatgatgtcgatgatgatATGTTAGCAGGTTCTTTTGATGGCGAAGAAGGAGAGGCTTTTAATGAAGCTGTGAAAGAAATTTTGGCAAAGCACAAAAGCAAGCTGAATACAGTTGCAGCAGCTGCTCAAAACTA G
- the LOC131316607 gene encoding ethylene-responsive transcription factor ERF061-like, with protein sequence MQENAIPFTFNSNTHIQHSLSDLILSGGTNALDSIFSHFPQSIPATNQITNPLVLGTSVYLQQRDRLQKFYEQNRTNSIIPQIPITNPIQNPVFYAKKKQYIGVRQRHWGKWVAEIRLPQNRVRVWLGTYNNAEAAAYAYDRAAYKLRGEYAKLNFPNIKDPTKLGFGDCAKLDELNSAVDAKIQAICLKIKREKRRKSGKKNGCLNGREKGVEGDSGCSTSSLVSASGGDEGCCLSEEGICKGSNSPEFFSGEGTAVVPGLEMEDCLLERMPSFDPEFIWEVLA encoded by the coding sequence ATGCAAGAAAACGCCATTCCATTCACATTCAACAGCAATACCCACATCCAACATTCGCTATCGGACCTCATATTATCCGGCGGCACCAACGCGTTGGACTCGAtcttctctcattttcctcaaTCGATCCCCGCCACCAATCAAATAACCAACCCATTAGTCTTGGGAACTTCAGTTTATCTCCAACAAAGAGACAGACTCCAAAAATTCTACGAACAGAACAGAACGAATTCCATAATTCCCCAAATTCCCATAACAAACCCAATTCAAAACCCTGTTTTCTACGCGAAGAAAAAGCAGTACATAGGAGTGAGACAGAGGCATTGGGGGAAATGGGTAGCTGAAATTAGACTCCCACAAAACAGAGTGAGAGTTTGGTTAGGAACTTATAATAATGCTGAGGCAGCAGCCTATGCTTACGATCGGGCCGCGTATAAATTACGTGGTGAGTATGCAAAATTGAATTTTCCCAATATAAAGGATCCGACGAAGTTGGGGTTTGGGGATTGTGCGAAATTGGATGAGTTGAATAGTGCTGTGGATGCGAAGATTCAGGCGATTTGTCTGaagataaagagagagaaaaggaggaaGAGTGGGAAGAAAAATGGGTGTTTGAATGGGAGGGAGAAAGGGGTGGAAGGTGATTCGGGTTGTTCGACGTCGTCTTTGGTGTCTGCGTCGGGAGGTGATGAGGGGTGCTGTTTATCAGAGGAGGGGATTTGTAAGGGAAGTAATTCACCGGAATTTTTTTCCGGCGAGGGTACAGCGGTAGTGCCGGGGTTGGAGATGGAGGATTGCTTGCTCGAACGGATGCCGTCGTTCGATCCGGAGTTTATTTGGGAAGTTCTTGCCTAA
- the LOC131316606 gene encoding uncharacterized protein LOC131316606 isoform X1, whose product MLHSIYSMWGEEKRTVESRIRPKSILMREPCTTDFCRCQWPKVGEMPQCLKTIDFLCLTMVEANGVSQTSHHSCIFSIIEAALASKCDFKVLHTILQQMEVLKQSQQNNFDHLPDDIVLLILNKLWEAKWICRCSIVSKRFASLISHINNVSVKSPHYVSTWLEQEKGSTSVFDYLVGLKDIVYLHLEERFFGEVGLKSSWLPILKWKICDFDTNVKSFIFVKASWLGRVELPLAKDEKDEGEEEGEEEEEEEEEEEEVEYVQLHPTNIAVVCFDDACMRLNIVMDMIEKHQMLRSITISDIKNQGKIVVSGNQISELRDLERAKLLMPEVDSGRAELLLKYCHLPSLHLPKSKFMMGCLSLVYIRCVNPSSDEQGDDVDDDMLAGSFDGEEGEAFNEAVKEILAKHKSKLNTVAAAAQN is encoded by the exons ATGTTACACAGTATTTACAGTATGTGGGGTGAGGAAAAAAGAACTGTTGAATCGCGAATCAGGCCCAAATCAATCTTAATGAGAGAACCGTGTACCACAG ATTTCTGTAGGTGTCAATGGCCAAAAGTTGGGGAAATGCCACAATGTCTGAAGACGATAGATTTCCTATGTCTGACAATGGTTGAAGCCAATGGCGTGTCACAAACAAGTCATCACTCCTGCATTTTCTCCATCATtgaag CGGCCTTAGCAAGCAAATGTGACTTTAAAGTGTTGCATACGATACTTCAGCAAATGGAAGTTTTAAAGCAGTCTCAGCAAAATAACTTCGATCATCTCCCTGATGACATTGTCCTCTTAATATTGAACAAGTTATGGGAGGCTAAATGGATTTGCAGATGCTCGATAGTATCCAAACGTTTTGCTTCCCTTATCTCTCACATCAACAATGTCTCTGTCAAGTCACCCCACTATGTTTCCACATGGTTAGAACAAGAAAAGGGGAGTACTTCTGTTTTCGACTATCTAGTTGGACTAAAAGACATTGTGTATTTGCATCTAGAGGAACGTTTTTTTGGAGAGGTGGGTTTGAAATCCTCATGGTTGCCCATTCTCAAATGGAAAATATGCGACTTCGATACCAATGTCAAAagtttcatttttgtaaaagcATCTTGGCTCGGGAGAGTGGAACTACCACTGGCCAAAGATGAAAAAGATGAGggagaagaagagggagaagaagaagaagaggaggaggaagaagaggaagaggtcGAGTACGTGCAGCTCCACCCAACTAACATAGCAGTAGTATGTTTTGATGATGCATGTATGAGGCTTAATATTGTGATGGATATGATTGAAAAACATCAAATGCTTCGGAGCATCACTATTTCTGATATCAAGAACCAAGGGAAGATCGTTGTCTCTGGCAACCAGATCTCTGAGCTGAGAGACTTGGAAAGGGCAAAACTATTGATGCCCGAGGTGGATAGTGGCAGAGCTGAATTGCTCTTGAAGTATTGTCATCTCCCGTCGTTACATTTGCCCAAATCTAAGTTCATGATGGGGTGTCTGTCTCTGGTTTACATAAGATGTGTTAACCCAAGTTCTGATGAGCAGggtgatgatgtcgatgatgatATGTTAGCAGGTTCTTTTGATGGCGAAGAAGGAGAGGCTTTTAATGAAGCTGTGAAAGAAATTTTGGCAAAGCACAAAAGCAAGCTGAATACAGTTGCAGCAGCTGCTCAAAACTA G